A stretch of Camelina sativa cultivar DH55 chromosome 18, Cs, whole genome shotgun sequence DNA encodes these proteins:
- the LOC104762039 gene encoding ubiquitin-conjugating enzyme E2 7, with protein sequence MASQASLLLQKQLKDLCKHPVDGFSAGLVDDKNIFEWSVTIIGPPDTLYEGGFFNAIMTFPQNYPNSPPTVRFTSDMWHPNVYSDGRVCISILHPPGDDPSGYELASERWTPVHTVESIMLSIISMLSGPNDESPANVEAAKEWRDKRDEFKKKVSRCVRKSQEML encoded by the exons ATGGCTTCGCAAGCTAGCCTTCTCCTTCAGAAACAACTCAAAG ATCTCTGTAAGCATCCTGTAGATGGATTCTCAGCTGGTCTCGTTGATGACAAGAATATATTCGAATGGAGCGTTACCATTATCGGACCTCCTGATACTCTCTA TGAAGGAGGCTTCTTTAACGCTATTATGACCTTCCCGCAAAACTATCCCAATAGCCCACCGACCGTGAGGTTTACTTCGGATATGTGGCATCCTAACG TTTATTCTGATGGTCGTGTTTGCATCTCTATTCTTCATCCTCCTGGTGATGATCCTAGCGGTTATGAGCTTGCAAGCGAGCGCTGGACCCCTGTTCATACA GTTGAAAGTATTATGTTGAGTATCATATCAATGCTTTCTGGTCCAAATGATGAGTCTCCAGCAAACGTTGAAGCTGCT AAAGAATGGAGAGACAAGAGAGACGAGTTCAAGAAGAAAGTGAGCCGCTGTGTCAGAAAGTCTCAAGAAATGTTGTGA
- the LOC104762040 gene encoding CLAVATA3/ESR (CLE)-related protein 46, which translates to MQRHDIIIKLLLIICLFLSRILTRECREVHFKIGPEKIITKPNYGRVIPTWVEEKKWHKHPSGPNPTGNRHPPDNP; encoded by the exons atgcaaagacATGATATCATCATCAAGCTTCTCCTTATCATCTGCCTCTTCCTCAGCAGAATCCTGACTCGGGAATGCCGAGAAG TCCATTTCAAGATTGGACCTGAAAAGATCATCACAAAACCGAATTACGGTAGAGTGATACCAACTTGG GTTGAAGAGAAAAAGTGGCATAAGCACCCATCCGGACCTAACCCAACAGGAAATCGCCACCCACCGGACAACCCTTGA
- the LOC104762041 gene encoding non-specific lipid-transfer protein 4 gives MAFALRFFTCLVLTVCIVASVDAAITCGTVASSLAPCGGYLAKGGAVPPPCCAGVKKLNGMAQTTPDRQQACRCLQSAAKGINPSLASSLPGKCGVSIPYPISTSTNCATIK, from the exons ATGGCTTTCGCTTTGAGGTTCTTTACATGCCTTGTTTTGACTGTGTGCATAGTTGCATCAGTAGATGCAGCAATCACATGTGGCACAGTGGCAAGTAGCTTGGCTCCATGTGGAGGCTATCTAGCAAAAGGTGGAGCGGTGCCACCTCCGTGTTGTGCAGGAGTCAAAAAGTTGAACGGTATGGCTCAAACCACACCGGACCGCCAACAAGCTTGCCGATGCTTACAGTCCGCTGCCAAGGGCATTAACCCAAGTCTAGCCTCAAGCCTTCCTGGAAAGTGTGGTGTTAGCATTCCCTACCCCATCTCCACCAGCACTAACTGCGCCAC TATCAAGTGA
- the LOC104762042 gene encoding non-specific lipid-transfer protein 4-like produces MAFALKFFTCLVLTVCIVASVDAAITCGTVVSSLAPCGGYLSKGGPVPPPCCAGVKKLNGMAQTTPDRQQACRCLQSAAKGINPSLASSLPGKCGVSIPYPISTSTNCATIK; encoded by the exons ATGGCTTTCGCTTTGAAGTTCTTTACATGCCTTGTTTTGACTGTGTGCATAGTTGCATCCGTAGATGCAGCAATCACATGTGGCACAGTGGTAAGTAGCTTGGCTCCATGTGGAGGCTATCTATCAAAAGGTGGGCCGGTGCCGCCTCCATGTTGTGCAGGAGTCAAAAAGTTGAACGGTATGGCTCAAACCACACCGGACCGCCAACAAGCTTGCCGATGCTTACAGTCCGCTGCCAAGGGCATTAACCCAAGTCTAGCCTCAAGCCTTCCTGGAAAGTGTGGTGTTAGCATTCCCTACCCCATCTCCACCAGCACTAACTGCGCCAC CATCAAGTGA
- the LOC104762043 gene encoding non-specific lipid-transfer protein 3: MALGLRFFTCLVFTVCIVASADAAISCGTVASSLAPCANYLSKGGVVPGPCCEGVKSLNGMAQTTPDRQQACRCLQSTAKGLSGLDPSLASGLPGKCGVSIPYPISMSTNCDNVK, from the exons ATGGCTTTGGGTCTCAGGTTCTTCACATGCCTCGTTTTTACGGTCTGCATAGTTGCATCAGCCGATGCAGCAATCTCATGCGGCACAGTGGCAAGTAGCTTGGCTCCATGTGCCAACTACCTGTCAAAAGGTGGAGTGGTACCAGGTCCGTGTTGTGAAGGAGTTAAAAGTTTGAACGGTATGGCTCAAACCACACCAGACCGCCAACAAGCATGCCGATGCCTACAGTCAACTGCAAAGGGCCTGTCTGGTCTCGACCCAAGTCTAGCCTCTGGCCTTCCTGGAAAGTGCGGTGTTAGCATTCCCTACCCCATCTCCATGAGCACTAACTGCGATAA CGTCAAGTGA
- the LOC104762044 gene encoding WUSCHEL-related homeobox 2: MENEGNAGSTASSSRWNPTKDQITLLENLYKQGIRTPSADQIQQITGRLRAYGHIEGKNVFYWFQNHKARLRQKQKQERITYFNRLLHKTSRFFHPPPCSNVGCVSPYYLQQVGDHHINQHGSVYTNNLLHRNNVVIPSGGYEKRVITDHKKQLSDITTRTTRMSMSSRFDRFALRDHFDGEGINVNSGGRETLPLFPLQPLDGTSDAGAGNSCFAPGSDSRVVCFGDDGGREQPFMIDFFSGGGSSSRCDNNGNGL, translated from the exons ATGGAAAACGAAGGTAACGCAGGAAGTACCGCAAGTAGTTCAAGATGGAACCCAACGAAAGATCAGATAACGTTGCTGGAGAATCTTTATAAGCAAGGGATACGAACTCCTAGCGCCGATCAGATACAGCAGATCACCGGCAGGCTCCGTGCGTACGGCCATATCGAGGGTAAAAACGTCTTCTATTGGTTCCAGAACCATAAGGCTAGACTACGTCAAAAGCAGAAACAAGAGCGTATCACTTACTTCAACCGTCTCCTCCACAAAACCTCCCGTTTCTTTCACCCTCCTCCTTGCTCAAACG TGGGTTGTGTTAGTCCCTACTATTTGCAGCAAGTAGGTGATCATCATATCAACCAACATGGAAGTGTTTACACAAACAATCTTCTTCACAGAAACAATGTGGTGATTCCGAGTGGTGGCTACGAGAAACGGGTTATCACAGATCATAAGAAGCAACTCTCGGACATAACAACAAGAACAACTAGAATGTCCATGTCTTCGAGATTTGACCGATTTGCCCTTCGTGATCACTTTGACGGTGAGGGCATTAACGTCAATTCCGGTGGACGGGAGACGCTTCCTCTTTTCCCACTTCAGCCTTTGGATGGGACTAGTGACGCTGGGGCGGGAAATTCCTGTTTTGCCCCTGGGAGTGATTCTCGGGTGGTTTGTTTCGGCGATGACGGTGGAAGAGAGCAGCCGTTTATGATCGACTTCTTCTCTGGTGGTGGTTCTTCTAGTCGATGCGATAATAATGGAAATGGGCTGTAA
- the LOC104762045 gene encoding uncharacterized protein LOC104762045 has product MKTISGLGIGLSLVFGFLLLALVAEVYYLLRWKKHKKRVISQESEEEKEEEQQQQNGYAKELIQLFCFKKPQPLQHSNNGGREGSEISRDQDGNQDLELGLMKHLNGGDLGFEAELMKLHNQRFLFTIMEETKADLESEDGRSRLGSRSRRRSLSDVPNDCSTPGFTPLASPRTLKSSSPLESYPHHGFNPLFESDGELEFNKFFRSSSSSPPPKFKFLRDAEEKLRKRLIEEAKRREGLASPKSDLSTVREGSFLKFMNPPPAMNREKKQSSIQESVETVSFFPTSSSSGINLRMLLDQKSTVVVV; this is encoded by the exons atgaagactaTTAGTGGATTAG GTATTGGGTTAAGTTTAGTTTTTGGGTTTCTTCTATTAGCACTTGTTGCAGAAGTCTATTACCTTCTAAGATGGAAGAAGCACAAGAAGAGAGTCATAAGCCAAGAAAgcgaagaggagaaagaagaagaacaacaacaacaaaacggATACGCTAAAGAACTTATCCAGCTCTTCTGCTTCAAAAAGCCTCAACCTTTACAGCACAGCAAcaatggaggaagagaaggtAGTGAAATCTCAAGAGACCAAGATGGGAATCAAGATTTGGAGCTTGGGTTGATGAAGCATCTGAACGGAGGAGATCTAGGGTTTGAAGCAGAGCTCATGAAGCTTCATAACCAGAGGTTTCTCTTCACAATCATGGAAGAGACGAAAGCAGATTTGGAATCTGAAGATGGGAGATCAAGATTGGGttcaagatcaagaagaagaagcttgagtGATGTTCCCAATGACTGTAGTACCCCTGGATTCACTCCATTGGCTTCTCCTCGTACGCTAAAGTCATCATCTCCTTTGGAGTCTTACCCACACCATGGATTCAATCCTCTGTTTGAATCAGACGGTGAGCTTGAGTTTAACAAGTTCTTCaggtcgtcttcttcatcacctcCACCAAAATTCAAGTTCTTGAGAGATGCTGaagagaagctgaggaagagaTTGATTGAAGAAGCCAAAAGAAGAGAAGGCTTAGCTTCTCCAAAATCGGACCTTTCGACTGTAAGGGAAGGTTCGTTTCTGAAGTTCATGAATCCTCCTCCTGCGAtgaacagagagaagaaacagagtagtATTCAAGAATCTGTTGAAACGGTGTCGTTTTTtcctacttcttcttcatcaggtATAAATCTTAGAATGCTGTTAGACCAAAAATCCACTGTGGTGGTTGTTTAG